In the Devosia sp. SL43 genome, one interval contains:
- a CDS encoding FadR/GntR family transcriptional regulator gives METMPTRRRERLAQAVIDELKRQIQTGALSIGDRLPTEPQLEAQFDVSRTVVREAIADLRAAGLVTPIQGKGMFVTDSPASALLTPTEVQSIPQTLEMIEFRIAVETEAAAIAAYRRSAQQEADIRLANQTLAARIAAREATIDADFAFHEAIARAANNRHFIDALHRFGSRSIPRSQFPTLPDAEGSDYLTKVLNEHEAILEAISDQDPEAARAAMRDHLTSSQKRYRRLAR, from the coding sequence ATGGAAACTATGCCAACCCGGCGCCGGGAGCGCCTGGCCCAGGCCGTGATTGACGAACTGAAGCGGCAGATTCAAACCGGAGCACTGAGCATTGGCGACCGGTTGCCCACCGAGCCGCAGCTGGAAGCTCAGTTCGACGTCAGCCGGACGGTGGTCCGTGAGGCTATTGCCGATCTGCGCGCGGCGGGATTGGTAACGCCGATCCAGGGCAAGGGCATGTTCGTGACCGACTCCCCGGCTAGTGCTTTACTCACCCCGACCGAAGTCCAAAGTATCCCGCAAACTCTTGAAATGATTGAATTTAGAATCGCAGTGGAAACCGAGGCTGCGGCCATCGCCGCCTATAGGCGTTCGGCACAGCAAGAGGCCGATATCCGTCTTGCCAACCAGACTCTGGCGGCACGCATTGCCGCTCGCGAGGCCACGATCGATGCCGATTTCGCCTTTCACGAAGCTATTGCGAGGGCGGCAAACAATCGCCATTTCATCGATGCGCTGCATCGATTTGGCTCTCGCTCGATCCCGCGCAGTCAGTTTCCGACGCTGCCGGACGCCGAAGGCAGCGACTACCTGACCAAGGTCCTGAACGAGCACGAGGCCATTCTGGAGGCCATTTCTGACCAGGATCCAGAGGCCGCCCGCGCCGCGATGCGCGACCATTTGACCAGCAGTCAGAAGCGATACCGGCGTCTGGCTCGTTAA
- a CDS encoding ABC transporter substrate-binding protein, with protein sequence MKHISRRLMAGAALIAMIAVAPGAYAATPNDQLIIGTSLAQVLSLDPQQGTEVKTQEILANTYDRLIAFNPETSVLHGELAESWDIDQTGITFHLRDAKFASGNPVTAADAVFSLVRLFKMDQSAAAGLKTFGFNADNAETLITAVDDKTLRVEFADPVIPDALLYRLANGVGSVVDSVEVLKHVVNSDYGNEWLRTNTAGSGPFVLNRWSPNEIVLLEANPNFWGTAPSMARVVFRHVPESQAARLMLERGDIDIANALTAPDVRFFEGTEGFNIDQAKTGGFYALAMNAGREPLDNPKVREIIAAYGIDFAGIAETIVGPYGRVRNVPVPEDREGAIANPDWSFRPEEAKRLLAEAGYPDGFSLTIKTIAQPPRVDMATAIQANLAEIGITASVIQGNGADIVAQHRARDFDLLIPQTSAADPTALGSLDNFTNNPDNSLEANNAGNFVWRSDWDIPALNDLRVAANAELDATKRAAMVTQLQEEFVASSPGVFPMFERFEPVVISARVQSYDAHPWGLTRLETVTKGDAN encoded by the coding sequence ATGAAGCATATTTCCAGGCGCCTTATGGCGGGCGCTGCACTTATCGCCATGATCGCGGTTGCACCGGGCGCTTACGCTGCCACGCCGAACGACCAGCTCATCATCGGGACGTCGCTGGCGCAGGTGCTCTCGCTCGACCCGCAACAAGGTACCGAGGTCAAGACCCAGGAAATCCTGGCCAACACCTATGACCGCCTGATCGCCTTCAACCCCGAGACCAGCGTATTGCATGGTGAACTGGCCGAGAGCTGGGATATTGACCAGACCGGCATCACCTTCCATCTGCGCGACGCCAAATTTGCCTCGGGCAATCCCGTGACCGCCGCAGATGCCGTGTTCTCGCTCGTGCGCCTGTTCAAGATGGACCAGTCCGCCGCTGCCGGCCTCAAGACCTTTGGCTTTAACGCCGACAATGCCGAAACGCTGATCACGGCCGTCGACGACAAGACCCTGCGCGTCGAATTTGCCGATCCCGTCATCCCCGATGCCCTGCTCTACCGCCTTGCCAACGGCGTCGGCAGCGTGGTCGACAGCGTCGAGGTGCTCAAGCACGTCGTCAATAGTGACTATGGCAACGAGTGGCTGCGTACCAACACTGCCGGCTCCGGCCCGTTCGTGCTGAACCGCTGGTCGCCCAACGAAATCGTGCTGCTCGAGGCCAATCCAAATTTCTGGGGCACGGCCCCGTCCATGGCCCGCGTGGTCTTCCGCCATGTGCCAGAGAGCCAGGCCGCGCGCCTGATGCTCGAACGCGGCGACATCGACATTGCCAACGCCCTGACGGCACCCGATGTGCGCTTCTTTGAAGGCACCGAAGGCTTCAATATCGACCAGGCCAAGACCGGCGGCTTCTATGCCCTGGCCATGAATGCCGGCCGCGAGCCGCTCGACAACCCCAAGGTGCGCGAGATCATCGCGGCCTATGGCATCGACTTTGCCGGCATTGCCGAGACGATCGTCGGCCCCTATGGCCGCGTACGCAACGTGCCGGTCCCGGAAGACCGCGAGGGCGCAATTGCCAATCCGGACTGGTCGTTCCGGCCCGAAGAGGCAAAGCGTCTGCTGGCGGAGGCGGGCTATCCCGACGGCTTCTCGCTGACCATCAAGACCATTGCCCAGCCACCGCGTGTCGACATGGCCACGGCCATCCAGGCCAATCTGGCCGAAATCGGCATTACGGCCAGTGTCATCCAGGGCAATGGCGCCGATATCGTCGCTCAGCACCGTGCCCGCGATTTCGACCTGCTCATTCCGCAGACATCCGCGGCAGATCCGACCGCGCTGGGTTCGCTGGATAATTTCACCAACAACCCGGACAACTCGCTCGAAGCCAACAATGCCGGCAACTTCGTCTGGCGTTCCGATTGGGACATCCCTGCGTTGAACGACCTGCGCGTTGCGGCCAATGCCGAGCTCGATGCGACCAAGCGCGCCGCGATGGTGACCCAGCTGCAGGAAGAGTTCGTTGCGTCCAGTCCGGGTGTTTTCCCGATGTTCGAGCGATTCGAACCGGTGGTGATCAGTGCCCGGGTACAGAGTTACGACGCCCATCCCTGGGGCCTGACGCGACTGGAAACCGTCACCAAGGGCGACGCAAACTAA
- a CDS encoding ABC transporter permease: protein MKEFTFTELGKRVGQLLVSLFLLLVVTFVIGRVLPTDPVGAIVGELADPATYAAMRQRLGLDLPLYQQFFVYLGSLLQGDLGTAILTGNPVLLDLGRAFPATLELATLAIILSTAIGVPLGMTAAFFRDSWFDQFARVISLIGHSIPVFWFGIVGLVIFYATLQWVGGPGRIDIYLEGLVEPRTGLLLIDSLLAGDTEVFWNAVNHVILPACILAYSAMAYITRMTRSFTLEQLNQDYVIAARAKGASNWRIVTGHLLPNIAVQLVTVLAISYGGLLEGAVVTEVVFSWPGIGQYMTNALMIGDMNAVVAGTLIIGLIFMILNFISDLAYIVLDPRTREVTV from the coding sequence ATGAAGGAATTCACTTTCACAGAACTGGGCAAGCGTGTGGGGCAGTTGCTCGTCAGCTTGTTCCTGCTGCTTGTCGTTACCTTCGTGATCGGCCGCGTATTGCCGACCGATCCGGTGGGCGCCATCGTCGGTGAACTTGCCGATCCCGCGACCTACGCGGCCATGCGGCAGCGCCTTGGCCTGGATCTGCCGCTCTATCAGCAGTTCTTCGTCTATCTGGGGTCGCTGCTGCAAGGCGATCTGGGCACGGCGATTCTCACCGGCAATCCGGTGCTGCTCGACCTGGGCCGGGCCTTCCCGGCCACACTGGAACTGGCAACGCTTGCCATCATCCTGTCGACCGCCATCGGTGTGCCGCTGGGCATGACCGCCGCTTTCTTCCGCGACAGCTGGTTCGACCAGTTTGCCCGCGTCATCTCGCTGATCGGTCACTCCATCCCGGTCTTCTGGTTCGGCATTGTGGGCCTCGTCATCTTCTACGCGACGCTGCAATGGGTCGGCGGACCGGGTCGCATCGATATATATCTCGAGGGCCTGGTCGAACCCCGGACCGGCCTGTTGCTGATCGACAGCCTGTTGGCTGGCGACACCGAGGTGTTCTGGAATGCGGTCAACCACGTCATCTTGCCGGCCTGTATCCTGGCCTATTCGGCCATGGCCTACATCACCCGAATGACGCGCAGCTTCACCCTTGAACAGCTGAACCAGGATTATGTGATCGCCGCCCGCGCCAAGGGTGCCTCAAACTGGCGGATCGTCACAGGGCACCTGCTGCCCAATATCGCCGTGCAATTGGTGACGGTGCTGGCCATTTCCTATGGTGGGCTGCTCGAAGGCGCCGTCGTCACCGAGGTAGTGTTTTCCTGGCCCGGCATCGGCCAGTACATGACCAATGCGCTGATGATTGGCGACATGAACGCCGTGGTTGCCGGCACGCTCATCATTGGCCTGATCTTTATGATCCTCAATTTTATCTCCGATCTGGCCTACATCGTGCTCGATCCACGCACCCGTGAGGTGACTGTATGA
- a CDS encoding ABC transporter permease, translated as MNTTSAVPQPGKSTLVLTRLTRSFSNALGKLSREPVGLFGVLVLTILVVVAILAPWIAPYSPTVQNLPNALQAPSWQHWAGTDEFGRDILSRLIYGTRITIQTVLSVSFIVGPAGMIIGIVAGFVGGRTDAILMRFTDIVLSFPSLILALAFAAALGAGLETAIIAISLTGWPPIARLARAETLIVRNTDYVAAARLYGASPLRLLLLYIAPMCIPSVVVRLTLNMAGIILTAASLGFLGLGAQPPAPEWGAMISSGRQFMLDNWWVAVMPGIAILLTSLAFNLVGDALRDVLDPRHVRS; from the coding sequence ATGAACACGACCAGTGCTGTGCCGCAGCCGGGCAAGTCGACCCTCGTTCTCACACGCCTGACGCGCAGCTTCAGCAATGCGCTTGGCAAGCTGTCGCGCGAGCCAGTGGGCCTGTTCGGTGTTCTCGTGCTGACCATCCTGGTCGTGGTGGCGATCCTCGCCCCATGGATCGCGCCCTATAGCCCCACCGTGCAGAACCTGCCCAATGCGCTGCAGGCGCCAAGTTGGCAACACTGGGCCGGCACCGACGAATTCGGCCGCGATATCCTTTCGCGCCTCATCTATGGCACCCGCATCACCATCCAGACCGTGCTGTCGGTGTCCTTCATCGTGGGCCCCGCCGGCATGATAATCGGCATCGTCGCCGGCTTTGTGGGCGGGCGCACCGATGCCATCCTGATGCGCTTCACCGATATCGTGCTGTCGTTTCCCTCGCTGATCCTGGCTCTGGCCTTTGCCGCTGCGCTGGGTGCCGGGCTTGAGACGGCCATCATCGCAATCTCGCTCACCGGGTGGCCGCCGATCGCCCGGCTCGCCCGCGCGGAAACGCTGATCGTGCGCAATACCGACTATGTCGCAGCTGCCCGCCTCTATGGCGCCTCGCCGCTGCGGCTGCTGCTGCTCTACATCGCGCCAATGTGCATACCCTCGGTGGTTGTGCGCCTGACGCTCAACATGGCCGGCATCATCCTCACCGCGGCCTCGCTGGGGTTTCTCGGCCTGGGTGCACAGCCACCGGCACCGGAATGGGGCGCAATGATTTCGAGCGGCCGCCAGTTCATGCTCGATAACTGGTGGGTCGCCGTCATGCCCGGCATCGCCATCCTCCTGACCAGCCTTGCCTTCAACCTCGTCGGCGATGCGCTACGCGACGTTCTGGATCCCCGCCATGTCCGCTCCTGA
- a CDS encoding ABC transporter ATP-binding protein, producing the protein MSAPDSVLRVRDLSVRFGRSGVRAVDRVSFDLGTERLGIVGESGSGKSTLGRAIMRLLPAVAHVEAEQLDFDGVPLLARSERDMRGLRGNRMALIMQDPRYSLNPVLPVGKQVAEAALLHQRIGKREAQIKAADMLARVRIADVERVMGLYPHQISGGMGQRVMIAMMLLARPRLVVADEPTSALDVSVRGDVLKLLDELVRENNSGLMLISHDIRMVAAFCQRILVMYKGKVVETLTRLEDAQHPYTRGLVAAMPDPRNPVRRLQTLDRRTIDALETPA; encoded by the coding sequence ATGTCCGCTCCTGATTCCGTGCTCCGCGTGCGCGACCTGTCGGTTCGCTTCGGTCGCTCCGGCGTCCGCGCTGTCGACAGGGTCAGTTTCGACCTTGGCACCGAACGCCTCGGCATTGTGGGCGAGTCCGGATCGGGGAAATCCACCCTGGGCCGCGCCATCATGCGACTGCTGCCTGCGGTCGCCCATGTCGAGGCCGAACAACTCGACTTCGACGGCGTGCCCTTGCTGGCACGCTCCGAGCGCGACATGCGCGGACTGCGGGGCAACCGCATGGCACTGATCATGCAGGACCCGCGCTATTCGCTGAACCCGGTTCTACCCGTGGGCAAGCAGGTGGCCGAAGCCGCTCTGCTGCACCAGCGCATCGGCAAGCGCGAGGCCCAGATCAAGGCGGCCGACATGCTGGCACGGGTCCGCATCGCTGATGTCGAGCGCGTCATGGGCCTCTATCCGCACCAGATTTCCGGCGGCATGGGGCAGCGCGTCATGATCGCCATGATGCTGCTGGCCAGGCCACGCCTGGTGGTGGCGGACGAGCCGACCTCGGCGCTCGACGTCAGCGTGCGCGGCGATGTGCTGAAGCTGCTCGACGAGTTGGTGCGCGAGAACAATTCCGGTCTCATGCTGATCAGCCACGACATCCGCATGGTCGCCGCCTTCTGCCAGCGCATCCTGGTGATGTACAAGGGCAAGGTGGTCGAGACACTGACACGGCTCGAAGATGCTCAGCATCCTTATACGCGCGGGCTAGTTGCCGCCATGCCCGATCCGCGCAACCCGGTACGCCGACTGCAGACCTTGGATCGCCGCACCATCGACGCCCTGGAGACTCCGGCATGA
- a CDS encoding ABC transporter ATP-binding protein — translation MITVSNLSVSFGRGDARRQVVKGVSFSVAKGETLGIVGESGCGKSTVLRSLAGLDRHWDGEIGLAGQPVDRDRTRDQLLLAQMVFQDPYGSIHPRHRIARVLAEPPRAMKTGDGWSGVGPALELVGLPAAFAERFPHELSGGQRQRVAIARALTLQPQILLLDEPTSALDVSVQAEVLNLLSDLREQRNLTYVLVSHDLAVIAHMCDRVLVMKDGVFVDELDRLALQTGRTNHDYSRQLFEASFV, via the coding sequence ATGATTACGGTCAGCAACCTGTCGGTTTCGTTCGGCCGCGGCGATGCCCGCCGGCAGGTGGTCAAGGGCGTGTCCTTCTCCGTCGCCAAAGGCGAGACTCTGGGCATTGTCGGTGAATCGGGATGTGGCAAGTCGACCGTCCTGCGCTCGCTGGCCGGGCTGGACCGCCATTGGGACGGCGAGATTGGCCTGGCGGGCCAACCGGTAGATCGCGATCGCACACGCGACCAGCTGCTGTTGGCACAAATGGTCTTCCAGGACCCGTATGGCTCGATCCATCCCCGCCATCGGATCGCCCGCGTCTTGGCCGAGCCCCCGCGCGCCATGAAGACCGGCGATGGCTGGAGCGGCGTCGGGCCAGCGCTCGAGCTTGTCGGTCTGCCCGCCGCATTTGCCGAGCGATTCCCGCACGAGCTATCCGGCGGACAGCGTCAACGTGTGGCCATTGCCCGGGCCCTGACGCTTCAGCCGCAAATCCTGTTGCTGGACGAGCCCACTTCGGCTCTGGATGTGTCGGTTCAAGCCGAAGTTTTGAACCTACTGTCAGACCTGCGCGAGCAACGAAACCTGACCTATGTACTGGTCAGCCACGACCTCGCCGTCATCGCCCATATGTGCGACCGCGTGCTGGTGATGAAGGATGGGGTATTCGTCGACGAGCTGGACAGGTTGGCGCTGCAGACCGGCCGCACCAATCACGACTATTCGCGTCAGCTCTTCGAAGCGAGCTTCGTATAG
- a CDS encoding DUF72 domain-containing protein — protein sequence MVGIARTGTAGWVYEPWRGVFFPEGLVQKKELAYASSRLGTIEINATFRANQKPESFAKWAGEARTGFVFSIKGPQLVTHIKRLKNCEQELANFFASGPLALGAKLGPFVWQLPPNTSYNRDVLSAFLALLPKTTADYVALAGKADERLKSTPYLATNGVGAIRHAIEMRNASFDVPEVNALLAEHNVARVIADTAENPARALTADFAYCRLQGPARGDAEGYKAADIADWAGTVKAWTDAGKDVFAYFVHEDKLHAPANAIALRQALGIALPDD from the coding sequence ATGGTGGGGATTGCGCGCACCGGAACGGCGGGGTGGGTCTATGAGCCCTGGCGCGGTGTGTTTTTTCCCGAGGGCCTGGTGCAGAAAAAGGAGCTGGCCTATGCCAGCTCGCGCCTCGGTACGATCGAGATCAATGCCACCTTCCGCGCTAACCAGAAGCCGGAAAGCTTTGCCAAATGGGCCGGCGAGGCCCGTACCGGCTTCGTCTTCTCGATCAAGGGTCCGCAGTTGGTCACCCATATCAAGCGGCTCAAGAACTGCGAACAGGAGCTGGCCAACTTCTTTGCCTCGGGCCCATTGGCGTTGGGTGCCAAACTCGGGCCGTTCGTGTGGCAGCTGCCGCCCAATACCAGCTACAACAGGGATGTGCTGAGCGCCTTCCTGGCGCTGCTGCCCAAGACGACGGCGGACTATGTGGCGCTTGCTGGCAAGGCCGACGAGCGGCTGAAGTCCACGCCCTATCTCGCCACTAACGGCGTCGGCGCGATCCGGCACGCCATCGAAATGCGCAATGCCAGTTTCGATGTGCCTGAGGTCAATGCGCTGCTTGCCGAGCACAATGTTGCCCGCGTCATCGCCGACACCGCCGAAAACCCGGCACGCGCGCTGACAGCCGACTTCGCATATTGCCGCCTGCAAGGGCCTGCTCGCGGTGACGCCGAGGGCTACAAAGCGGCCGATATCGCTGACTGGGCCGGTACCGTCAAAGCCTGGACCGATGCAGGCAAGGACGTCTTTGCCTACTTCGTGCACGAGGACAAACTGCACGCCCCGGCCAATGCCATCGCCTTGCGCCAGGCGCTCGGCATTGCCTTGCCCGACGACTGA
- a CDS encoding disulfide bond formation protein B, producing the protein MAASILHPLDKKSAGLAFVLGLATILGALGSQVFGGLQPCELCLEQRLAYYYGLPILLVVLITWNRLPLAVWYIAMAIVTAIFVWGTYMGAFHAGVEWGFWPGPTACTGVGGGMNFDDLNNLTPVIGCDVVQFRFLGISLAGYNALVSLAIVVLLGVSILAQMGRGKRG; encoded by the coding sequence ATGGCCGCATCGATCCTCCACCCGCTCGACAAGAAATCGGCGGGGCTCGCTTTTGTGCTCGGACTGGCGACCATCCTCGGCGCCCTGGGATCGCAGGTGTTTGGCGGGCTGCAGCCCTGCGAGCTCTGCCTCGAACAGCGCCTGGCTTACTACTACGGCCTGCCCATTCTGCTGGTGGTCCTGATCACCTGGAACCGTCTGCCGCTGGCGGTCTGGTATATCGCCATGGCCATCGTGACCGCCATCTTCGTCTGGGGCACCTATATGGGCGCCTTCCATGCCGGCGTCGAATGGGGCTTCTGGCCGGGCCCCACCGCCTGCACCGGCGTTGGCGGCGGGATGAACTTCGACGACCTCAACAACCTCACCCCCGTCATCGGCTGCGACGTGGTGCAGTTCAGGTTCCTGGGCATTTCGCTGGCGGGGTATAACGCGCTGGTGTCGCTGGCGATCGTGGTGCTGCTGGGGGTGTCGATCCTGGCGCAGATGGGGCGGGGCAAGCGGGGCTAA
- a CDS encoding type II toxin-antitoxin system RelE/ParE family toxin, whose amino-acid sequence MPREKRPRRRNAVALSAFAEADLLDIALYIAEDNPDRALSFADELQEACNGLADRPLRFPLLPGFETSALRRRVHGRYSIIYRIDADTIQVLRVVSNAMDLSTVLG is encoded by the coding sequence TTGCCGCGCGAAAAGCGTCCAAGGCGTCGTAATGCAGTCGCGCTTTCAGCATTTGCCGAAGCTGACTTGCTTGATATTGCGCTTTACATTGCGGAGGACAACCCGGATCGGGCTCTCAGCTTTGCGGATGAACTGCAAGAGGCCTGCAACGGCCTAGCGGATCGGCCTCTGCGCTTTCCGTTGCTGCCCGGATTTGAGACAAGCGCCCTGCGTCGGCGTGTCCACGGCCGCTATTCCATTATCTACCGCATCGATGCTGACACTATCCAAGTTCTGCGTGTCGTATCGAATGCGATGGACCTTAGTACGGTGCTTGGCTGA
- a CDS encoding type II toxin-antitoxin system ParD family antitoxin, giving the protein MAISAELGENLEKVVADLVENGRYNSKSEVLREGVRLVQEREAQFKALEAKLQAGMDDIAAGRVSPADEVFDRIRDRIAEVAARKASKAS; this is encoded by the coding sequence ATGGCCATCAGCGCGGAACTGGGTGAAAATCTAGAAAAGGTCGTAGCGGATCTCGTCGAGAACGGCCGCTACAATTCCAAGAGCGAAGTGTTGCGCGAAGGCGTCCGGCTGGTTCAGGAGCGCGAGGCGCAGTTCAAGGCACTTGAGGCCAAGCTACAAGCCGGTATGGATGATATTGCAGCAGGCCGCGTGTCTCCGGCCGATGAGGTGTTCGATCGCATCAGAGACCGGATAGCAGAGGTTGCCGCGCGAAAAGCGTCCAAGGCGTCGTAA
- a CDS encoding HNH endonuclease, protein MTIHVSPEACPALVLNADFRPLSYYPLSLWSWQDAIKAVCLDRVNIVSQYDTVIHSPSFEMKLPSVVSLKDYVKPARHPAFTRFNVFLRDRFQCQYCGSKDDLTFDHVIPRSKGGQTTWENVVAACAPCNLRKANRMPSEIRMFPHQAPYHPTVHDLHNNGRAFPPNHLHQSWLDYLYWDIELEP, encoded by the coding sequence GTGACCATCCACGTGTCGCCTGAGGCCTGTCCCGCGCTTGTGCTGAACGCCGATTTCAGGCCGCTCAGCTATTACCCTCTGTCGCTCTGGTCTTGGCAGGATGCGATCAAGGCGGTGTGCCTGGATCGGGTGAACATTGTCTCGCAATATGACACGGTCATCCACTCGCCCAGCTTCGAGATGAAGCTGCCCAGCGTGGTCTCGCTCAAGGACTATGTGAAGCCGGCGCGGCATCCCGCCTTTACCCGCTTCAACGTGTTCCTGCGCGACCGCTTCCAGTGCCAGTATTGCGGCAGCAAGGACGATCTGACCTTCGACCACGTCATTCCCCGCTCCAAGGGTGGTCAGACCACCTGGGAAAACGTCGTCGCGGCCTGCGCGCCATGCAACCTGCGCAAGGCCAACCGGATGCCGAGCGAAATCCGCATGTTCCCGCACCAGGCGCCCTATCATCCGACGGTGCATGACCTGCACAATAACGGCCGCGCCTTCCCCCCCAACCACCTGCACCAGAGCTGGCTGGATTATTTGTACTGGGACATCGAGCTGGAGCCGTAG
- a CDS encoding alpha/beta hydrolase codes for MTKLSGPMLPPASGGEPRQAVILLHGYGSDGADLIGLAPHWQDVLPDAVFISPNAPEQCRQLASGFQWFDVSFDGDRLASRQMGVLKARPVLVEFLDDLWSQTGVTPENTLLAGFSQGAMMALHVGLSLPQRLMGIIAFSGAFVPPEGFGSTAFAQPPVCLIHGDMDQVVDPDLSADAELALRLAGCDVSYHVSEGVGHGIAPDGLDFATQFIARVAGK; via the coding sequence GTGACCAAGCTATCGGGCCCCATGTTGCCGCCCGCCTCTGGTGGCGAACCCAGGCAGGCCGTAATCCTGCTGCATGGCTATGGCTCCGATGGTGCCGACCTCATTGGGCTGGCGCCGCATTGGCAGGATGTGCTGCCCGATGCAGTGTTCATCTCGCCCAATGCGCCGGAGCAATGCCGGCAGCTGGCCTCCGGCTTCCAGTGGTTCGATGTCAGCTTTGACGGCGACCGGTTGGCGAGCCGCCAGATGGGGGTGCTCAAGGCGCGACCCGTGCTGGTGGAATTTCTCGACGATCTGTGGAGCCAAACCGGCGTCACGCCCGAAAACACTCTTCTGGCCGGCTTCAGCCAGGGCGCGATGATGGCGCTGCATGTGGGCCTGTCGCTGCCGCAACGGCTGATGGGCATCATCGCATTTTCCGGGGCCTTCGTGCCACCGGAAGGTTTTGGCTCGACAGCCTTCGCACAACCGCCGGTCTGCCTGATCCACGGCGACATGGACCAGGTGGTCGATCCAGACCTCAGCGCCGATGCCGAACTGGCTTTGCGACTGGCGGGCTGTGACGTGAGCTATCACGTCAGCGAAGGTGTCGGGCACGGCATAGCCCCAGATGGCCTCGATTTCGCGACGCAATTCATCGCTCGCGTTGCAGGTAAATAA
- a CDS encoding DNA-3-methyladenine glycosylase family protein → MNSAAPGLPNTSQLAPSPRLDTVGTIASHIEALVGIDPRLAAVRGFAGEVQPRVNPPGFVGIAKVICGQQLSVASARAIWSRFELLSGALDPVTYLSLSEEAVRATGFSGGKFRTVRAIAEAVVAGTLDFDHLETLSAEEAVAYLVAHKGIGPWTAEVYLMFCAQHPDVFPAGDLALLKAVQHGLGLDARPTIREMIAIAAGWAPHRSAAALLFWRYFAVMRDREGILL, encoded by the coding sequence ATGAATTCTGCGGCACCAGGGCTTCCTAACACGAGCCAGCTTGCGCCGTCACCGCGGCTCGACACCGTCGGCACGATCGCCAGCCATATCGAGGCGCTGGTCGGCATCGATCCGCGCCTTGCTGCTGTGCGCGGCTTTGCCGGCGAGGTGCAGCCGCGCGTCAACCCACCCGGTTTTGTTGGTATCGCCAAGGTCATTTGCGGCCAGCAATTGTCGGTGGCCAGCGCCCGGGCAATCTGGAGCCGGTTCGAACTGCTGTCGGGCGCGCTGGATCCCGTGACCTACCTCTCACTGAGCGAAGAAGCGGTTCGAGCCACCGGGTTTTCCGGTGGCAAGTTCCGCACGGTGCGGGCCATTGCCGAGGCCGTGGTGGCGGGAACGCTGGATTTCGATCATCTCGAAACCCTTTCTGCCGAGGAGGCCGTGGCCTATCTCGTCGCCCACAAGGGCATCGGTCCCTGGACCGCCGAGGTCTATCTCATGTTCTGCGCGCAACATCCGGACGTGTTTCCGGCTGGTGACCTGGCGCTGCTCAAGGCGGTACAGCATGGTCTCGGGCTTGACGCTCGGCCAACCATCAGGGAGATGATCGCCATCGCTGCTGGCTGGGCGCCCCATCGCTCGGCGGCGGCCTTGTTGTTCTGGCGCTATTTCGCCGTCATGCGCGACCGGGAAGGAATTCTTCTGTGA